A window of Sphingobacterium sp. SRCM116780 contains these coding sequences:
- a CDS encoding NAD(P)/FAD-dependent oxidoreductase produces the protein MNEDPIIIIGAGPAGLMAAQQLALKGYRVHIYEKNKAAARKFLVAGHGGFNLTHNEPIDTFIQKYDALEIKKIVQSFDNEATIQWLSSIGISTYVGSSGKIFPSKNTKPIQVLQAWLDHLQQLGVSIHYGYTWLDFDKQSATFESDGIIVNRNYQKLILALGGGSWKKTGSDAAWIAILKNKNIAITALQSANSGYNMIAPFKNLEGQVLKNISISFGDQRKLGEIVFTKYGIEGSPIYYMNRYTRNHEFPLFLHIDLKPHMSEIDILEQLQSEGNVSSILKNKLKLSSTALTVLKNLDKATFTDPITLAQAIKKFPIQILSLRPIDEVISTAGGVSFAELDERLAFHKFPTIYCAGEMIDWEAPTGGYLLQACFSTGVWVAQAISNSLVIE, from the coding sequence ATGAATGAAGATCCTATTATCATTATTGGTGCTGGTCCTGCTGGATTGATGGCCGCTCAGCAATTAGCATTGAAAGGTTATCGAGTACATATATATGAAAAAAATAAAGCTGCAGCAAGAAAATTTTTAGTTGCTGGACATGGTGGTTTCAATCTTACCCACAATGAACCCATAGATACGTTCATTCAAAAGTATGATGCCCTCGAGATCAAGAAGATCGTGCAATCATTTGATAATGAAGCGACAATCCAATGGTTGTCCTCTATTGGAATATCTACTTACGTCGGAAGCTCAGGAAAGATATTTCCATCAAAAAATACTAAACCTATACAAGTTTTACAAGCCTGGCTAGATCATCTTCAACAGTTGGGTGTTAGTATTCATTATGGATATACATGGCTTGATTTTGATAAGCAATCAGCAACATTTGAATCCGATGGTATTATCGTTAATAGAAACTATCAAAAACTTATATTAGCTTTAGGGGGTGGCTCTTGGAAAAAAACAGGCTCAGACGCAGCATGGATCGCTATTTTAAAAAATAAAAACATAGCAATAACAGCGCTTCAATCAGCTAACTCAGGTTATAACATGATAGCCCCTTTTAAGAATCTAGAAGGGCAAGTTCTCAAAAATATATCGATTTCTTTTGGCGACCAAAGGAAACTCGGTGAGATCGTATTTACGAAATATGGAATAGAAGGAAGTCCTATTTATTACATGAACCGTTATACTCGAAATCACGAGTTCCCACTATTTCTTCATATCGATCTTAAACCTCATATGTCTGAAATTGACATTTTAGAACAACTACAAAGTGAGGGCAATGTGAGTTCAATCTTAAAAAATAAGTTAAAGCTCTCGTCTACTGCGTTAACAGTATTGAAAAACTTAGATAAAGCTACTTTCACAGACCCTATAACATTAGCACAAGCGATTAAAAAGTTTCCTATCCAAATTTTGAGCTTAAGACCTATTGATGAGGTTATTTCTACAGCAGGTGGTGTATCTTTTGCTGAACTCGATGAGCGCCTCGCCTTTCATAAATTCCCAACTATATATTGTGCCGGAGAAATGATTGACTGGGAAGCCCCCACTGGAGGATATTTGCTACAAGCGTGCTTCAGTACTGGTGTTTGGGTTGCTCAAGCTATTAGCAATAGCTTGGTAATTGAGTAA
- the kdsA gene encoding 3-deoxy-8-phosphooctulonate synthase: protein MINTVLPQIKNGDSTNFFLMAGPCAIEGEEIALRIAEKIVTITDRLNIPYIFKGSYRKANRSRVDSFTGIGDEQALRILEKVGKTFGIPTVTDIHESHEAELAAAYVDVLQIPAFLCRQTELLVAAAKTGKVVNIKKGQFLNAGSMKFAVDKVIDSGNTKVMLTDRGNTFGYQDLIVDFRGIPEMKSFGVPTIMDCTHSLQQPNQTSGVTGGKPELIETIAKAAIAVGADGLFIETHPDPANAKSDGANMLHLDYLEGLMEKLIRIRQAII, encoded by the coding sequence ATGATAAATACAGTATTACCTCAAATTAAAAACGGAGATTCAACAAATTTCTTTTTAATGGCAGGGCCATGTGCGATAGAAGGGGAAGAAATTGCTTTGCGTATCGCTGAAAAAATAGTTACCATTACTGACCGATTAAATATCCCTTATATTTTTAAAGGTTCTTATCGGAAAGCAAATCGCTCACGCGTAGATTCCTTCACAGGTATTGGAGATGAACAAGCTTTGCGTATTTTAGAAAAGGTTGGAAAGACCTTTGGAATACCGACGGTTACCGATATTCATGAAAGCCATGAAGCGGAATTGGCAGCAGCTTATGTTGATGTACTGCAAATTCCTGCTTTTCTTTGTCGCCAAACAGAATTACTTGTTGCTGCAGCGAAGACTGGTAAAGTGGTTAACATTAAAAAAGGACAGTTTTTGAATGCAGGTTCGATGAAATTTGCTGTTGATAAAGTCATCGATTCAGGAAATACAAAGGTAATGTTAACGGATCGTGGAAATACGTTCGGATATCAGGATTTAATCGTTGATTTTAGAGGGATTCCAGAGATGAAAAGCTTTGGCGTACCTACCATTATGGATTGTACACATTCCTTACAGCAGCCGAATCAAACATCTGGTGTAACGGGAGGTAAACCTGAATTGATCGAAACAATTGCAAAAGCGGCAATTGCAGTAGGAGCTGATGGTTTATTTATTGAAACTCATCCTGATCCGGCAAATGCAAAATCTGATGGCGCTAATATGCTGCATCTAGATTATTTAGAAGGATTGATGGAAAAATTAATCCGTATTAGACAGGCTATTATTTAG
- the recQ gene encoding DNA helicase RecQ has protein sequence MEIEKSLFDNLQDFFGFDTFKGDQEAIITNVLQKKDTFVIMPTGGGKSICYQLPALMSEGTAIVISPLIALMKNQVDQLRVFGGEDSIAHFLNSSLNKGDITRVKQDVTAGKTKLLYVAPESLSKLENVEFLKQITVSFVAVDEAHCISEWGHDFRPEYRKIRQVINGIGEHIPIIALTATATPKVQSDIRKNLQMNDAMLFKSSFNRGNLFYEIRPKKDVNKEIVRFVKGQPGKTGIIYCLSRKKVEEISEVLNINGIKALPYHAGLDAKTRADTQDKFLMEDVEVIVATIAFGMGIDKPDVRYVIHHDIPKSMEGYYQETGRAGRDGGEGICVAFYSEKDVEKLTKFMKDKPVAEREIGTQILKEVIDYSESAVCRRKQILHYFGENFDETGCSNMCDNCRSEKTYFEAEESLLEVLSFIKEQGENFDDHHVINVMVGQNNQPVSAYKHDEHPLFGKGKEKGVVYWESLVRQAVLNNFLAKDIDHYGLLKMTDIGRHYLNNPYALKFVLNRPLDFSDDSGSEDAGHATGALDTELLKMLKDLRKKIAKSKSLPPFVIFQDPSLDEMCTHYPVSLDELKQIQGVGNGKAVKFGAQFVELIKNYVEENDIDRPVDLVIKGTANKSALKVAIIQNIDRKIGLDDIAAAKGISYEELLKEVETIVNAGTKLNIGYFVDEMIDQDRQDEVYDYFKQADSDSINEALKDLDGDDYSYEDIQLMRIKFMSELGN, from the coding sequence ATGGAAATAGAAAAATCACTTTTCGACAATTTACAAGATTTTTTTGGTTTTGATACTTTTAAAGGGGATCAAGAAGCAATCATAACAAATGTTCTTCAAAAGAAAGATACATTTGTCATTATGCCTACTGGCGGTGGTAAATCCATTTGTTATCAGTTACCAGCATTGATGAGTGAGGGGACAGCGATTGTTATCTCGCCATTAATTGCTTTGATGAAAAATCAAGTTGATCAGCTTCGCGTATTTGGCGGAGAGGATAGTATCGCTCACTTTTTGAATTCTTCATTGAATAAAGGTGACATTACGCGGGTTAAACAAGATGTGACAGCCGGAAAAACAAAATTACTTTATGTAGCACCAGAGTCTCTTTCTAAATTAGAAAATGTGGAGTTTCTGAAACAAATTACCGTATCTTTTGTTGCTGTTGATGAAGCACATTGTATATCCGAATGGGGACATGATTTTCGTCCAGAATATCGTAAGATCCGTCAGGTCATCAATGGTATTGGTGAGCATATACCTATTATTGCTTTAACAGCGACAGCTACCCCTAAAGTTCAATCTGATATTCGCAAAAATCTTCAAATGAATGATGCGATGCTCTTTAAATCTTCTTTTAATAGGGGGAACTTATTCTATGAGATCAGACCAAAGAAAGATGTCAATAAGGAAATTGTACGTTTCGTTAAAGGCCAACCTGGTAAAACAGGTATTATTTATTGCCTAAGCCGTAAGAAGGTTGAAGAAATAAGTGAAGTGCTGAATATCAATGGTATAAAAGCATTACCCTATCATGCAGGTTTAGATGCAAAAACGCGTGCCGATACACAAGATAAATTCTTAATGGAGGATGTTGAAGTTATCGTTGCTACAATTGCATTTGGTATGGGTATTGATAAACCTGATGTCCGTTATGTTATTCACCATGATATTCCTAAATCAATGGAAGGTTATTATCAGGAAACTGGTCGTGCTGGAAGAGATGGCGGAGAGGGTATTTGTGTTGCTTTTTATTCAGAGAAAGATGTTGAGAAATTAACAAAATTCATGAAGGATAAACCTGTCGCTGAAAGAGAAATAGGTACACAGATTCTAAAAGAAGTTATTGATTATTCGGAATCTGCAGTCTGTCGACGTAAACAAATTTTGCACTACTTTGGTGAGAATTTTGACGAGACAGGATGCAGCAATATGTGTGATAATTGTCGTTCAGAAAAAACCTACTTTGAGGCTGAAGAATCTTTGTTGGAAGTTCTTTCTTTTATCAAAGAACAAGGGGAAAATTTTGACGATCATCATGTTATTAATGTGATGGTAGGACAAAATAATCAACCTGTTTCCGCCTATAAACATGATGAGCACCCACTTTTTGGAAAAGGAAAAGAAAAAGGTGTTGTCTATTGGGAGTCTTTAGTTCGCCAAGCGGTATTAAATAATTTCTTAGCAAAAGATATTGATCATTATGGATTGTTAAAAATGACCGATATTGGACGCCATTATTTAAATAATCCGTATGCTTTGAAATTTGTCTTGAATCGTCCTTTGGATTTTTCAGACGATTCTGGTTCAGAAGATGCAGGACATGCAACAGGTGCTTTGGATACCGAGTTGTTGAAGATGTTGAAAGATCTTCGTAAAAAGATCGCAAAGTCAAAATCATTACCTCCATTTGTTATCTTTCAAGATCCATCCTTGGATGAAATGTGTACCCATTATCCAGTTTCATTAGATGAATTAAAGCAGATACAAGGAGTCGGTAATGGCAAAGCAGTCAAATTTGGAGCGCAGTTTGTCGAATTGATCAAGAATTATGTTGAAGAAAATGATATTGATCGTCCTGTCGATTTAGTGATCAAAGGAACCGCTAATAAGTCTGCATTAAAAGTGGCTATCATTCAGAATATTGATCGTAAGATTGGTTTAGATGATATTGCTGCAGCAAAAGGTATTAGCTACGAAGAACTATTGAAAGAAGTAGAGACGATCGTTAATGCTGGAACAAAGCTCAACATTGGTTATTTCGTTGATGAGATGATTGATCAAGATCGTCAGGATGAAGTGTATGATTACTTTAAACAAGCTGATTCTGATTCTATAAATGAAGCTTTAAAAGATTTAGATGGAGATGATTATTCGTATGAAGATATTCAATTAATGCGAATTAAATTTATGTCTGAATTAGGAAATTAG
- a CDS encoding SIS domain-containing protein, with the protein MKSNIDIKNIAVQAIQEEAKAVADLSQRIDDDFVNVVKHIINLKGRVIVTGIGKSAIIAQKIVATMNSTGTPSIFMHAADAIHGDLGIIQNQDLIIAISKSGTTPEIKVLVPFLKQTSNTLVALVGNVNSYLAEQADYVLDTTVDKEACPNNLAPTSSTTAQLAMGDALAVCLQECREFSDKDFAKYHPGGALGKKLYLKVADLSDQNEKPQIQSDASIREIILTITQNRLGAVAVLNEDKIIGIITDGDIRRMLENHQDLTGLVASNIMGANPKTIDKSELAVHALQMMRQNNISQLVVLESGKYDGIIHIQDLLKEGII; encoded by the coding sequence GTGAAAAGCAACATCGATATAAAAAATATAGCTGTCCAAGCTATACAGGAAGAAGCTAAAGCGGTAGCTGATTTATCGCAACGAATTGACGACGACTTTGTTAACGTGGTTAAGCATATCATAAATTTAAAAGGTCGTGTTATCGTCACTGGAATAGGAAAAAGTGCAATAATAGCGCAAAAGATTGTTGCAACCATGAATTCAACAGGAACCCCCTCTATTTTTATGCACGCAGCTGATGCCATTCATGGAGACTTAGGGATCATTCAAAATCAAGATTTAATCATCGCTATTTCGAAAAGTGGCACGACTCCAGAAATTAAAGTTCTGGTACCGTTCTTAAAGCAAACTAGCAATACACTGGTTGCTCTAGTAGGCAACGTTAACTCGTATTTAGCAGAGCAGGCAGATTATGTACTAGATACCACGGTTGATAAAGAAGCTTGTCCAAATAACCTCGCTCCTACGTCTAGTACAACTGCTCAACTTGCCATGGGAGATGCTTTAGCGGTATGTTTACAAGAGTGTCGTGAATTTTCAGATAAAGATTTTGCAAAATACCATCCAGGGGGTGCTCTTGGAAAGAAATTGTATTTAAAAGTAGCAGACCTTTCTGATCAAAATGAAAAACCTCAGATTCAAAGCGATGCAAGTATCAGAGAAATTATACTCACCATTACACAAAATCGATTAGGCGCTGTTGCTGTTTTGAATGAAGATAAAATTATTGGTATTATTACCGATGGTGATATTCGTCGTATGTTAGAGAATCATCAAGATCTAACAGGATTGGTTGCTTCCAACATCATGGGAGCAAATCCCAAAACAATTGATAAATCTGAACTCGCAGTGCATGCCTTACAGATGATGCGTCAAAATAATATTTCTCAGTTGGTTGTTCTAGAATCTGGTAAATATGATGGTATCATTCATATTCAAGATCTTTTGAAAGAAGGTATTATCTAA
- a CDS encoding DUF1573 domain-containing protein — protein sequence MKKFIAVLAVVIAFVGFTAMQASQSEFKFEKETHDFGKIPQGTPVSYSFKFSNVGSEPIIIADVKPSCGCSVAEFTKTPIKPGEAGTIKVTYNAASKAPFTKSFTVTSNTKTPVKTLYIKGIVE from the coding sequence ATGAAAAAGTTTATAGCCGTATTAGCTGTTGTTATTGCATTCGTTGGATTTACTGCTATGCAAGCAAGTCAAAGCGAATTTAAATTTGAGAAAGAGACACATGATTTTGGAAAAATCCCACAAGGAACTCCAGTTTCCTATAGTTTCAAATTTTCAAATGTTGGAAGTGAGCCCATTATTATCGCAGATGTAAAACCTTCATGTGGCTGTTCTGTTGCAGAGTTCACAAAAACACCGATCAAACCAGGTGAAGCTGGAACCATAAAAGTAACATACAATGCTGCTTCAAAAGCTCCTTTTACAAAGAGCTTTACAGTAACATCTAATACCAAAACACCTGTAAAAACATTATATATTAAAGGAATCGTAGAATAA